The Streptomyces armeniacus genomic interval GCGGGAGCTCGTACGGGGCTGGCACGAGGCGGCGTCACGGGCGGACCGCCCGGCGGACTGAACGCGGGCCGCGGCCCGCCGTACGGTGCGGCCTCCGTCGTGCGCGGCCCGTCAGCCCTTGACGGGCTTCGCGCCCGTCGCGCGTGCCGCGATCTCCGCGTAGACCTCCGGCGCCGTGGTGTGCTCGCCGAGCGCGACGGTCTTGCGGGTGCCGTGGTAGTCGCTGGAGCCGGTGGCGAGCAGTCCGAGGTCGGCGGCGATGCCGTGCAGCCGTGCGCGGGTGGCCGGTTCGTGGTCCATGTGGTCCGCCTCCAGGCCGTCGAGGCCCGCGGCGGCCAGCTCGGCGAGGACCGGCTCGGGGACGCACTGGCCGCGCTTGACGGCGAGCGGGTGCGCGAAGACGGCGACGCCGCCCGCGCCCTTGATCAGCCGGACGGCGGTGAACGGGTCGAGCTCGTGCTTCTCGACGTACGCGCGCCCGTCGTTGGCGATCCACTCGCTGGTGAAGGCGTCCGAAACGGTGTCCACGACGCCCAGTTCGACCATCGCCGTCGCGATGTGCGGCCTGCCCACGGCGCCGTTGGAGGCGATCCGCTCGACGCGCTCCCAGGTGATCGGCACGCCCAGCTCCCGCAGCTTCCCGACCATTCCGCGCGCACGCGGCAGCCGGTCGTCCCGTACGAGCTCGCGCTCGCGGGCCAGCTCGGGCTCGTCGGGGTCGAAGAGGTACGCGAGCATGTGCAGGCTGATGCCGTCGTAACGGCAGGACAGTTCGGCGCCGGTGACCAGGGTGAGCCCGGAGGGCAGTGCGCGTACGGCCTCGTCGTGGCCCGCGACCGTGTCGTGGTCGGTGAGCGCGACGACGTCCAGCCCGGCGGCGGCCGCGTTGCGTACGAGTTCGCCGGGGGTGTCCGTGCCGTCCGACGCGGAGGAGTGGGTGTGCAGGTCGATGCGCACGGGGCGTAACTCCCAGCTGGGACAGGAGGCGGCGGTCGCCTCCACTCTACCGGGGGGCTCCGCGCGCCTGCGCCGCGTGGCCCCGCCCGTGACCTGCGCACTGACGTGCCGGCGGGACCGCCGTCATCCCTGCTTCCGGTTGCCGGGCGGCTCCGCCTCGTCGAGGTTCCCCAGGAAGACGGCCGCGCCCCGGTCCACCCGGTAGAGGAAGATGCCGGGTTCCGGGTCGAAGCGCCCCGTCCCCGGGTCGAACCCGAGCGGCCTGGCGAGCCCTTTGCGCCGCGCCGAACGCAGCCGCCTCACCGTCGAGCCGCGTTCCGGGCCGCCGTCGGCCGGGCGGCGCAGGGCGGACGCGACGAGGAGGAGGGCGTCGTACGTCTCGAGGGCGAACGGTGCGGTGGGTCCGAGGGCGGGCGGCGAGGGGAACGCCTCGGCGTAGTCGCGGGCGAAGTCCCGCGCGGCGGGCAGACGCGTCGCGTCGGCGTACGTCGTCACGCACACCCACCCCTGCGCCGCGTCCCCCGCTTCCGCCAGGAACGGGAGGCGGGCCCGCCCGCCGTCGGCGGGGAGTTCGGGCCGCAGGACCGGTTCGGGCGCCATCCGTACGCCGTCGAAGCCCGCCCTGTCCAGGGCGCGCGCGCACAGCGCCGCCCGGCGCGGTGAGGCGCCGACGAAGACCACCGCCTGCGCGCCGGAGGCCCGTACGGCCTCGGCCACGGGGCCGAAGTCCTCGCTGTCCGCCGGGACGGGGCGGCTGCTGACGCGGCCTCCGGCGGGCGGGAACTGCTCGATCCGCTCGGCCAGGCCCCAGTCCCCGTCGCCGGTGGCGGCGCGGTCGTCGACGAGGACGGTGTGCTCGCTGCGTTCGACGGAGCCGAGGTACTGCAGGAAGCCGGACGCGGAGTCCTCATCGGCGCGGAGCTGGACGGCGCCGCCCTGCCGCAGCCGTTCGTCGTTGAGCTCCGCGGCGGGCGAGGAGACGGACACCATCGGCAGCAGCGACTTCTCATACCGCGCGGCGACGGCCTCGATGCCCCCCGCACCCGTGGGGCCCAGGACGGCGACAACCTCTCGGTCCGCGCCCAGCCGGTCCGCCACCCGGGCGGCGCGCGAGGCCTCGCCCCGGTCGTCGCGGACGGCGAGCTCCAGCGTGAACGGGCGGTCGCCGGCGGCGTTGAAGCGCGCCACCGCGAGCCGGGCGCCCCGCTCCTGGGCCCGCCCCAGCGCGCTCGACTCGCCGGACAGGTCGGCGTGCAGGCCGATGGTGTAGCGCGGCACCGCGCCCCCGGCTCCGCCGCGGGAGCCGGCGACACGTACGGCGGCCAGCCCGCCCCCGGCCGCGACCGCCACCGTCGCGCCGAGGCCCAGCACGGCACGCCGGGACGGGCGGCGGGCTGACGGGGCCGCCGGGGCCGCCGGGGCCGGCGCGGCGGGCGGCGCCGGAACGGGGTCGGGCAGCGCAAGCACTTCCGCGGCGCGCTCCGCGATGATCCCGGGCAGGGGCACCGGCAGCCAGCCGTCCGCAGGCCCGTCCGGCTGCCCGTACGCCAGGGCCTCCCGTACGGCCGCGGTGCCGGGCCTGTGCTCCGGCACCTTGGTGAGGCAGTCGCGCAGCAGCGGAAGGAGCGCCGGGGGTGCACCGTCCAGCTCGGGCTCCTCGTGGACCGTACGGAACAGGGCGCCGGCCACCGTGCCCGCACCGAACGGGAGCCGGCCGGTCGCCGCGTACGCCAGCACGCAGCCCAGCGAGAACACGTCGCTGGGCGGGCCGACTTTGCCGGCACGCGCCTGCGCCTGCTCGGGTGCGAGGAACCCCGGTGAGCCGATCACCAGGTCGCTCGCGGTGAGCGCGGTGACACCGTCGGCGCGGGCGATGCCGAAGTCGATCAGCCGCGGTCCGTCCAGGGCGAGCAGCACGTTGCCGGGTTTGACGTCGCGGTGGACGAGGCCCTCCGCGTGCACGCCTGCGAGCGCCTCGGCCAGCCGTACGCCCAGCACGCGCACCGTGTCCTCGGGGAGCGCGCCGTGCCCGTCCACGGCCTCCGCGAGCGAGAGTCCGGGTACGTAGGCGGTGGCCAGCCAGGGCGCGGAGACGTGCGGATCGGCGGCCGTGACGGGCACCAGCCAGCGGCCGGAGAGCCGCGCGGCGGCCTCGGTCTCGCGCCGGAAG includes:
- a CDS encoding bifunctional serine/threonine-protein kinase/ABC transporter substrate-binding protein codes for the protein MKPLRPGDPAAIGGRVLLGRLGAGGMGVVYLARSAGGALVALKVIRAEYAADPAFRARFRRETEAAARLSGRWLVPVTAADPHVSAPWLATAYVPGLSLAEAVDGHGALPEDTVRVLGVRLAEALAGVHAEGLVHRDVKPGNVLLALDGPRLIDFGIARADGVTALTASDLVIGSPGFLAPEQAQARAGKVGPPSDVFSLGCVLAYAATGRLPFGAGTVAGALFRTVHEEPELDGAPPALLPLLRDCLTKVPEHRPGTAAVREALAYGQPDGPADGWLPVPLPGIIAERAAEVLALPDPVPAPPAAPAPAAPAAPSARRPSRRAVLGLGATVAVAAGGGLAAVRVAGSRGGAGGAVPRYTIGLHADLSGESSALGRAQERGARLAVARFNAAGDRPFTLELAVRDDRGEASRAARVADRLGADREVVAVLGPTGAGGIEAVAARYEKSLLPMVSVSSPAAELNDERLRQGGAVQLRADEDSASGFLQYLGSVERSEHTVLVDDRAATGDGDWGLAERIEQFPPAGGRVSSRPVPADSEDFGPVAEAVRASGAQAVVFVGASPRRAALCARALDRAGFDGVRMAPEPVLRPELPADGGRARLPFLAEAGDAAQGWVCVTTYADATRLPAARDFARDYAEAFPSPPALGPTAPFALETYDALLLVASALRRPADGGPERGSTVRRLRSARRKGLARPLGFDPGTGRFDPEPGIFLYRVDRGAAVFLGNLDEAEPPGNRKQG
- a CDS encoding PHP domain-containing protein produces the protein MRIDLHTHSSASDGTDTPGELVRNAAAAGLDVVALTDHDTVAGHDEAVRALPSGLTLVTGAELSCRYDGISLHMLAYLFDPDEPELARERELVRDDRLPRARGMVGKLRELGVPITWERVERIASNGAVGRPHIATAMVELGVVDTVSDAFTSEWIANDGRAYVEKHELDPFTAVRLIKGAGGVAVFAHPLAVKRGQCVPEPVLAELAAAGLDGLEADHMDHEPATRARLHGIAADLGLLATGSSDYHGTRKTVALGEHTTAPEVYAEIAARATGAKPVKG